Part of the Erinaceus europaeus chromosome 5, mEriEur2.1, whole genome shotgun sequence genome is shown below.
GACAACACAGATATGATTTCtgggatctgtctcattctccagaaatacatctgcatactgtttctctcattagatcttgaatatatcttttaaaagttgatatcttgaaaaagtacTGAAAAATACCGAAATGATTAGCTAAAACACAAGTTAATTTGAAAATAGTCTAACatctcatttctccttctctcttttgggtcatTGTGGAATCCATCGGCAAAATTTGTCGTGCCATTCTCCACTACTTTTACGCCACCCAAGAGGAGGCGGAACAcacctgtgtgagtgtttctaacaCTAGAACTCACATCCCAAGTTCCTGCTTTAGACAGAAAGTGGTCTGGAGTTGAAGGAATAATTTAGCAGATACCACCCAGAAagatgtattttcctatttacacaTGTCTCTATAGACACAAAATGGAGCAGAGACTGTACGCAACAATCTTGCAGATACAGAGTGGTTTGCATTGCTTCCTGTTGATTATTTCcccctggaatgggtgactctactaattaaagagaaaaataggacCTCAAGTTTCTTTCCGTTCCTGGACCAAAAGCATATtatgagggaccaggcagtggtgtacccggtagagtgcaaatgttaccTTACCAGAGAAGAGGACCTGGGATCaacaagtccctgggtcctacttgcatcagggggagcttcatgagtggcgaggcagtactgcaggtgtctatttctctgtccctttctcccctttctgttccaatctgccaaataaaatgaaagaagaagacAATGGCAggcaggagctgtggagtcatgatACAGTCACCAAgtcctggtggctaaaaaagttcTTTGCAtatcatttggtttctggaattgcagtgcAAGAGCTAAGACATTTACAGTGGGGAACTAAGGCATTCTCTTGTCCACATTTTCACTAGtaactgaataatggttaataagcttatacaagtataggggtagagttctatgctcaccccactccaacgCCCTGTGTCTCCCATACAAGATAACCCCATAGGTTCTCACAAACCTCGAGATAACTTGGCATTTCCATTTGGGGGACGGGGACTAGAGTTGTTTATGTTTAATGAAGTGAAGTGAAAGCTGCTAGGTGGTTTCACACACTTATGGCATatagagaaatgagtcatgtgaaccTGAATGAAGTCATTCTGAGTATCTCCTCAaatttgtaaatgtacttctttCATTAAGTTAGACTCTTTCAGTCATGTAATATCTTTTCATTCCCATTTtcaatctttccccattttcaggtatgggacaccatattcttcccttggagttctttgatttactatttttattatggatagatacagaaagaaattgagaagggaggggagatagagaaagaaagagacagagagtcacctgcagtgctgcttaactactcatgaagctctccccctacaggtggggcctggggcttgaacttgggtccctgagcatggtaatatgtgtgcttcacTAGGTGTACTGCCACTGCCTAGCACGTGaggaggtttctctctctctctctctctctctctttctttctttcatatttttttcccctgagcactgctcagcttcggCTTATGGTCGtccgggggttgaacctgggactctggagcctcaggcatgagagtctctttgcattaccattatgctatgagATTCCACTATGCTATTCTCATGAGATCCCACTTACAGATATATTAGACCCTTGGATATTGTCTGCAGGTCCTTTGGGCACTCACTGTGCTTtctttttacaattctttatCACCTTATGATGGGATAATTTCTAATGatctattataaaaccaattcctccttaatttctcatcttcattagTAGCTTAGTATGTTAAGAATAAGCTTttctggctgggtggtggcacagagggttgaacacacaagtcctcatgcacagtctgtgtgtgtgtgtgtgtgtgtgtgtgtgtgtgtgtgtgtgtgtgtatgtgtatgtgtatgtgtatcctAAGCCTGGAAGCAGCCAGAAAGgggtctccctgtttctctccctctctatatccccctcctctcacaatttctctctgtgctaccaaataaaataaaaaagaagaaatagtcaCTGCCACTGGAGGTTCATACTGCCTACACCAATCCCTGGTGGTACTAAATTAAAACATAGAAAAGAGTATACCATATACCGGGAGTCcatcggtagtgcagtgggttaagtgcaagtggagcaaagcacaaggactggcctgagtatcccagttctagccctggctcctcacctacaggggaatcctttcacaggcagtgaagcaggtctgcaggtctctctctctctctctcccctctctgtcttcccttcccctctccatttctctgtcctatctattcattctttctacctgtcctgagctttggggATTATATGCACAATGTAATTTCCAATCGATCCCCAACTATTTTGCTAAATCTCTGGTTATCTGGGCCGTAAACACTGGCCCGTTGTCTGACCCTATCTTCCATGGTGTTCCATATCGGGGCACTATTTCTTCTAAAATAACTTTAACTATAGTCTTAGTAGTCTCATTCTTAGTGGGGAAAGCCTCTACCCATCCCTAAAAGGTATTTATAATAACAAGGAGATACCTATAGCCATACCTGCCGGGCCTTACCTCGGTGAAGTCTACTTCCCACATCATCCCCGGTCTATCACCTCTGACTCTGGTCCCTTTAATCTTCCGAGTGCTGCTTTGCTGCATTGTTTGGCAGACCCTGCAGGTCCAGACTATCTTTTCAGCTTCCTTATGGCTATCTCTGAATCTAAGGTCTGCATTCTGCAAAAGCTGGGTCATCTTCTTTACTCCCAAGTGGGTGCTGCTGTGTAGCTTTTGTAAAAGGTGCTGACCCAATGTTTTTGGAAGCAATATGCTCCACGGCTCTTTGCTGAAGGTCCAAGAGTTAATTTCTTcagtttctccctgagcctgaatccACTGTTGGTCTTCATCATATTATGGTTGGGATGGTAGCTCCCTAGTCTCTGCCCCTTGGAGGACTAGTACACTCTTTCTTTTAGCCGCTTCTCTGGCTACTCGGTCAGCCGCCTGATTTCCCTTAGCCACGGGGTCCTCCCCCTTCTGATGTCCTGGGCAAAGGATGATAGCCAATTTGGAGGGCAACATCACTGCTTCTAGGAGATCtaatatctcttttttatttttgatttttctcCCTTCTGCTGTGAATAGGCCTCTTTCCAAGTAGATAGCCCCATGGACGTGGGCAGTAGCGATTGCATACCTGCTGTCTGTGTACATAGTGAgcttctttccctctgccttcTTAAGGGCCTCAGTTAGCGCAATCAGCTCAGCTTTCTGGGCTGAGGTCCCGGGTGGCAGGGCCTGACTCCAAATTACCTGTCCCTTCCTGTCCACCACGGCTGCCCCGGCATACCGAATTCCTCTCTCTACATAACTGCTCCCGTCGGTGTACCAAACAAAGTCACCATCAGGCAGATTCTGGTCCTTCAGATCCACTCGGATCACTTGTGCTGCTGCTAACAGCTCCATGCAGTCATGCTGCTTTTCTAAATCTGCTTCTGGGAGGAGGGAAGCCAGGTTTAAAGTGGATGGAGCTACAAATTGTATTCTTGGGGAGTCTAGGAGGAGGCCTTGAAAGTGGGTTAGTCTGGCATTGCTCATCCACTTTCCTGGGGGTTGTTTCAATACCCCTTCAATAGCATGTGGAGTGGTAATCTTTAGAGCCTGCCCCAAAGTCAGCTTATCTGCGCCTTTTACCAATGTAGCTGTGGCCGCTATTATTCCTAGGCAGGGTGGCCATCCTGCTGCCACTGGGTCTAGTTTTTTTGATAGATAAGTGATTGGATGCTTCCAGGGTCCCAATACTTGGGTCAGTACTCCTTTAGCTATCCCCTTTTTCTCATCTATGAACAGCTGAAAAGGCTTTGTGGGGTCTGGGAGGGTCAAGGCCGGTGCTGACAGGAGGGCTTCTTTGAGCTGACAGAAAGCCAAGTCCATAGCCTCAGTCCACCCACACTCTCTGTTTTCAGCCGTGCCTTCATATAGGGGTCGAGCAATTTCTGCAAACCCAGGGATCCATACGCGGCAGTACGCCACTGATCCTAGGAACTCTCGCACTCCCCTCTTACTGGTGGGGGTCGGTATGCCCAGAATagtctgcttcattgcttgggtgAGCCATCTCTGCCCACCTCTCAGTTTGTATCCCAAATAGGCAACCTCCTCTTTGCAGATCTGTGCTTTCTTGGCACTAGCCCTATATCCCAGTTGTCCAAGTGTCTGCAATAAGTCTTTAGTCCCTTCCATACACAGTTCTTTATCTCAGGCAGCCAGGAGAAGATCGTCAACGTATTGTAAAAGCGTCAGCTGTGGGTGGGCATTTCTGTACTCACTCAGATCTCAGTGTCGTGCCTCGTTGAACAAAGTAGGCGAGTTCTTGAATCCCTGTGGAAGCCTGGTCCAGGTCAACTGTCCTGCGATGCCACGGGACTCATCGATCCACTCAAAGGCAAAGACTTCCTGGCTTTTAGGTGCCAGTGGCAGGCTGAAAAATGCATCTTTCAAGTCCAGTATAGTATACCAAACATGAGTTGGGGCCAGAGCCGACAATAAAGTATAAGGGTTAGGTACTGTGGGGTGTATGTCCATAGTCCTGGCATTTACCTCCCTTAGGTCCTGTACTGACCGATAATCTCCAGTTCCAGATTTCTTTACAGGCAAAAGGGGAGTGTTCCACAGTGATCTGCATTGCCTCAAGATTCCCTGATCTAAAAGGCATTGTATGTGAGGGGTGATTCCCTTCCTTGCTTCCAATGTCATTGGGTATTGTTTAATGTGGACTGGTTCAGCCCCAGGTTTAAGTTCTATGAACAGGGGTGCCTGTTTCACTGCCAATCCAGGACCCCCTGTTTCTGCCCATGCCTGAGGATAAGCTTGCAGCCACCATCCTGATAAGGTTTCCCCAGACTTTGCTGTATCATAGAGGCGGTATTCATCCACCAATGACATGGTCAAGACTTGTAGGGGCTGATTTTGGCGGTCAGTTACTCTAAACCTTTCCCTTTCAAAATGTATCCTAGCCCCGACTTTGTTCAGGAGGTCTCGTCCTAGTAATGGTGCTGGACATTCCAGAATGACCATAAAAGAATGCATGACCTGGCCTGTGCTTAGGTTAACCCTTCTTTTAGTAGTCCAGTTATAGATCTTCTTCCCTGTGGCTTCCTGCACCCAGCTCTGTTTATTGTCTAATTGTCCTAGTGGCTGGGTGAGGACTGAGTGTTGGGCCCCGGTGTCCACCAGGAAGCTTACAGGCTGCCCCTCCACTTCTAGTGTTATCCGCGGTTCAGGGAGGGACTCCGAACCGAGACATCCCTAGTCACTATCTTCCTCTGCCAGCAAGACCTGCTTAGGTTTGTTTGTCATGGTCTTCTTTGGGCACTCTTCTCTTTGCAGTAAGCACACTGGTCTTTTTctaacctttttctctctctcctttcttcctctcatttctttttttctgtcctggCCCCCCTATCTTTTTCTCTTACATGTCTGTCTCCTTGAGTGACAGCATACAGGATTTTTGTCAATTCCCTACTATTCTTCTTCCCTTCAGCAGCTTGATACTTCCTGTCTTCAGCCCTCAgccactcctccctctcctcagggGTTTCTCTGTTATTATAAACTTTCTCTGCCACTTCTACCAAGTCCCCTAGTTGATCCACCTTCTGCAATTTTTATCTGATGTCTAAAGCCGACTGACTGACAAACGCCATTATCACAGCCGCCTTGCTTTCCTCTGCTTCAGGGTCCATAGGAGTGAACTGCCTAAAAGCCTCTATGATTCTTTCTAGAAATGCTGTAGGGCTTTCTTGGGGTCCCTGCCTCACATCCCCCACTTTGGCTAGGTTGGTCAGAGCCCGGCCATTTGAGTCTGGTGGTAGACACGGAGATGCTCCCTACCTTCTGCTGAATTGAAATCCCAGGAGGGTCAGGTCAATGGGAAAGCCGCTGCTATTAGATCCAGATTTTGGGTGGGCCTCCCATCAGGCCCAGGGATGGCTTTTTGAGCCTCATTCtggatcctttctctctcttcagtggTAAACAAGACCTGTAAGAGCTGCTGGCAGTCATCCCAGGTAGGCTGATGTATAAAGATAACAGAATCTAACAAGTTAATCAATGCCTTAGGTTcttcagagaaggggggggggtctgaGTTTTCCAATTATACAAGTCAGAGGTAAAGAATGGCCAATAATAAAGTATTTGTTTCCCTTCCTTATCTGGGGAACCCACTGCTTGCAGCGGGAGTGCCTTAGGGACTGAAGTGGGTTCTGACAGTATGGGCTCCCTCTGCCCCTGCCGGGGCCTGAGGCCAAATGCTGGTCCTGAGGCGTGCTGATCTCCCTCAGCTGGAGGCAGAGAAGCTGTTGGCTGTCTGCAGGGAGGATGGTTGTTCTGTCCTCTGGTACCTGTGGAATAAGGTGGGGGAAGTTCTGGCCCTAGGAGATCAATGAGATCAGAACAAGGGACGGAGTCTGAGAGCACCATTGGCTTCTTGGAACTCAGCTGCTTAGCCTCTGCCACCAATACTTTTGGAGGAACCTGTGAGGGAATCAAAACCTTGATCCATGTGGGGGGGTCTTCCACTAGGCTTTGCCAGGTGATAATATATGGTACCTGGTCTGGATGCCCTCTTGGACCAGGGTTGAGAATAACATCTCGTACTCTCTGAACCACATGGAGATCGAAAGTCCCCTCCTGGGGCCACTTTACTCCGAAGGTAGGCCACTCTGAAACGCAAAAGGTTTTTAGTTTAGATTTCCTGACTTCTACCCCTAGGTTATGAGCCCTCTCCTTAACCTCAGACATGTGACTGAGGACTAGGTCCAGGAGTGTGGATGTCGCCTGACCCATacctgaaaaataaaagtaaatgaacaCAAAACACAGGctcacaaacagacagacaagcgCACTACAACAAAAGGTTCCCTGACCTGTTTTCAAAATTTGTCCGGACTTTCTCAAAACTGACTCTGGTTTCCACGTCAGAGCTTCCTGACAGACCCGTGGTTCTGCATCTCCCGACAGTTCATTGACCTCGGGGACTTCCAGCAGACCAAACGGCGACCAGTGCCGTATGGGTCCCAGAGAGTAGAGGGGAACATCTTCCATCTCTACCCTAGCAGCAGTCATAAGCAGGGCGTCCCCCTAGACTCTTGCTGCCTTTACAAAATTGATCCTTTCTGACTGATCCTGGGTTCCTCATCAGGGTGGTAGCCTAGCTTCTTTCTGGAGGTTAATTAGTGGAAAGACTCCTCACCCTGTCTAGTTGAGGAGCTCTGAGGATCCCGACGAGCCCCCATTTGTTAGGGTCAGGTTATCCACAGAAATCACCAAAAGACCAGAGTGATGTAAAATCAACAGAGTCTTTATTAGCTGGCACCAGGGACGAACACACTGAGCCACCAACGCAGTGGTGGTCAGAAATGCTCAACCCCCTCTATAGTTTCTATTGAGATTATATAGGGTTTAGGACAAGGGGGCTACGTGACAAGCATCATgttagtttagttaaaaaaagttttcccaagccatagcaggagaagcgggggtgggggggtggggggggtaggggTTGTGACCTTTGGTTATCTCCCCTTctgcctggtcagcaggatgtagtggcaaactctagaagaagaagcaggatgTAGTGGGTTGGGGAGTTGCCTTTGTTAATTGTCTCTCCTCAGCAGGAAATGTTTCCTTAACTGATTCTTGTCAAACAAGTAGTTTACTGGCCTTTCCAGGGGGCCCATTTTCtcgaattttactttttttaacccttttattTCTGGAACAATGTTTTACCTTCTAagaaaagaatagtaaagctatcaggggaggggatgggatacagagttctcgtggtgggaattgtgtagggtTGTACCgcccctatcctatggttttgtcagtgtttcctttttacaaattaaaaaaaataacagaaatgagCTGAGCTCTCACTCACGCTCCTCCTGCTGTAAGCGAGGACGCCAAGCACCTTCCTGCTactgttattcatttatttatttctctcttgtatTTTGGTTTTATTGCTACCCTGAAATACCCAAGACACAGAAATCACAGTAAACATGAAATAAACACAGTATACACACCAGATGTGATTGGACaaagacattatttatttatttatttatttatttatttatttatttattttgtcttcagggttgtcgctgaggctcagtgtcagcactatgaatccactgcttatgCAAATGTCAGTCTAATTTCAAGGCCTGAAACACAATCCCTCATAACAACAtatgctagagctaagcagtactttactgtggtaaaagaaaaaaagaaacaaaagaaaagaaaagagggacagGGTGTGgtctacctggttgagtgtgcaaggacccaggttcaagtctcagtccccacctgctggggaaagctttgttagtggtgaagcctgtctgcatgtgtctctctatctctctgtctctctccctatcaccttctaacctcttgatttatggcttacctatccaataaataaataaatataaaaaaacagaaaatataaaaagaaaagtataacaTAAAAATCAGCAATAAtgcctggtgaaatagctcacttgaaagcatttttttcatgtgtgcaactcaagtttgagcccagcctccaccatattgaaaaaaagtttcagtgctatgtgttctctctctctctctctcactctcttagaTATAcacactccctctgtctctgttaaatGAAACTAAAACCAGCATGTATACAATGAAATACAGCCCTATAGTTTAAAAAGATGAGCCTgtgtcatttgaaaaaaaaaacaaacccaaaaaaCTAATAGAACTGGTGGCTATGCTAAACTAAAAAGATCTGAGAGACAAGTCCAAGATAATATTCCTTATATGTGAACTTATAGAACCAAAGCAAAGAAATGTACAAGAAAAGGATCACCACACAGGAAGCTCTGCCCCAGAGACCCCTGGTGCACCGGGCCCACCCACCCAAATGCCTGACTCTAATTCTCACCCACATGCTCCACCAGAGGTCCCCACATCTCCTTAAAGCAAAAAGCACCCCCCAAGgtgctctccaacccagaaatcCACCTAGAGCATGACTGACCTGGTGCATGTGGCTTTCAAAGCTTCAGACAAGTCAGGAAAACACTAAGTCTATACACTTAAGTTCAGTCAAGCAGCTCACAAGATCTTCAGCAGCAGAGATGGTGGCCCACTTGCCCCATGCCTTGTATCTGTGGCCAGGCTGTAATGTCTTCTGGGGGTCAGCCATTTCAAAGCCTGCTTCCCTAAAGCAGACCAAGCCTTGCTCACCTCTCCCGGCAAAGCCAAAATCAGATTTCAGTCAAAACGAGACCAGTCGCCTACCAAATCCAGGCTGACATTTTACAATGTCTATGGGGTGGTGCTGGCTGTGAGGGTT
Proteins encoded:
- the LOC103116766 gene encoding LOW QUALITY PROTEIN: uncharacterized protein LOC103116766 (The sequence of the model RefSeq protein was modified relative to this genomic sequence to represent the inferred CDS: substituted 1 base at 1 genomic stop codon) — translated: MEDVPLYSLGPIRHWSPFGLLEVPEVNELSGDAEPRVCQEALTWKPESVLRKSGQILKTGMGQATSTLLDLVLSHMSEVKERAHNLGVEVRKSKLKTFCVSEWPTFGVKWPQEGTFDLHVVQRVRDVILNPGPRGHPDQVPYIITWQSLVEDPPTWIKVLIPSQVPPKVLVAEAKQLSSKKPMVLSDSVPCSDLIDLLGPELPPPYSTGDLVEVAEKVYNNRETPEEREEWLRAEDRKYQAAEGKKNSRELTKILYAVTQGDRHGCLGSESLPEPRITLEVEGQPVSFLVDTGAQHSVLTQPLGQLDNKQSWVQEATGKKIYNWTTKRRVNLSTGQVMHSFMVILECPAPLLGRDLLNKVGARIHFERERFRVTDRQNQPLQVLTMSLVDEYRLYDTAKSGETLSGWWLQAYPQAWAETGGPGLAVKQAPLFIELKPGAEPVHIKQYPMTLEARKGITPHIQCLLDQGILRQCRSLWNTPLLPVKKSGTGDYRSVQDLREVNARTMDIHPTVPNPYTLLSALAPTHVWYTILDLKDAFFSLPLAPKSQEVFAFEWIDESRGIAGQLTWTRLPQGFKNSPTLFNEARHXDLSEYRNAHPQLTLLQYVDDLLLAA